The following DNA comes from Halalkaliarchaeum sp. AArc-CO.
TCGAACGCCGACTGACGGATCGAACTGAAACTGACCACACGAACACACGACACACATGCCAGAAATCACGATCGATCCGACGACGCGAATCGAAGGCCACCATGGAACCACCCTGCAGGTAGAGGACGGGGTCGTCCAGGAGGCGAAAAGCGAGATGAAGATGTTCCGGGGTGCAGAGATAATCACGCTCGGTCGTCCGCCAACGGACGCCGCCCAGATCACCGGGATGGTGTGTGGCGTCTGTTTCCTCTGTCACCGACTGTGCTCCTCGAAGGCGGCCGAAGACGCCGCAATGAACGCCGGCGTCTTCGATGGCCCGCCGCGGAACGCGGTGCTGCTTCGGGACGCGGCGGAAGGTATCTTCTACCTGTGGAACCACGCCGTCCACCTGTTCGCCCTGGTCGGACCCGACTACAGCGATGCAGTGGCGGGAACCGGTTTCGACCGACTGGATCCGCTCGAGGGCGACGGCTACATGGGTGCAATCGAGAACCAGCGCAAGCTCATGAAGGCGCTCGCAGAGTTCGGCGGCCGCGCGCCCCACCCGGTCGGCTACGTCCCGGGCGGTCTCGCGATCCATCCCGACGCCTCGACGATCGCGTCGGTGAAGTCCCGCGTAATGGAGGTCAGCAACTGGCTCGGACCCACCGAGGCCGTCCCGGACGTGATCGAGAACGTCCAGGCTGGTGAACTGGATCCCGAACTCGGCGAGGGGTTACACGACATCGTCTCGATCCTCGTGGCTGCAGCCGAGTTGGGCGCCGCCGACATCGGCGAGGGGCCGAACCGGTACTACAGCAACGGCATCTTCGAGGACCCCGAGACCGGCGAGCTCTTCCTGCCGCGCGGGGTCTATCGCGACGGCTCGATCGAACTGATGACCAAAGAGGAGGTCGTCGAGGGCATCACAGAGGACACCGAATACTCCTGGTACACGGACGACTCGGGAGGGGCTCCGACCGAAGCAAAGCCGCCGGAGCCGGACCTCGACAAGGACGAGGCCTATTCGTGGGGCAAGGCCCCGCGGTTCGACGGGGAGTCGATGGAGGTCGGCCCGCTCGCCCGTCTCGTCATCAAGGACGCGGACCCGTTCGACCTCCGGGAGACGCTGGGCGGGGGCGCCGACGAGAGCAACACGCTCAATCGGCTGATCGCCCGCGCCCAGGAGGCGCTTCTGGTCCGCGACCAGGTGCTCGAGTGGCTCGACGCGATCGACCCCGCCGAGCCGTTCATGGCCGACGACTGGACCGACGACTTCACCGGATCCGGCGTCGGTCTGTTCGAACCGTCCCGTGGTGCACTCTCCCACTACATGGACGTCGAGAACGGACAGATCGAGCGCTACCAGATCATCACGCCGACGCTGTGGAACATCGGACCACGCGACGGCGAGGGACAGCCCAGCATCTTGGAGGAGGCGATCGTCGGAGACGAAGTCGACAACGTCGACAACCCGCTGAACATCCTCCGGACGATCCGATCGATGGACCCCTGTCTCGCCTGTGCGGTCCACGTCCAGAGTCCGGACGGAGAGTTCGAGACTGAGATCGAACCGGCCCGGCCAGGCATCTCGGAGGGGGGATGTGATGTCTGAGAAAAGCGCCGACCCCCGGGAGGTGAACCGCCAGACGGCCGACAACTCCGCCGACGGGTGGCTCACGAGGCTCTGGCTCGACGTCGCCGAGCGCTACGAGCGGTACCAGTACCTCGAGGAGGAGGACAAGGAGATACTGGACTGGCACGGGTGGGGATCTATCGTCTCCCACTGGTCGATGGTACTCGTCACGCTGCTCGCGGCGGCGACCGGTCTCGCGATCTGGACCGGCTGGTACGGGCCGTTGAACATCGGCATCTGGGACGGCTACCACGTCGCGTTCGTGATCCACATCTGGGCGGGAGTCCTGCTTGCAGTGTTTGCTTTGCTACTGTTCCCGTACTACGATCTTGTCGTCGACGGAGAGTCGCCGCTGATCAGCCGCGAACAGGTCAAAGATCAGATCGTCATCACGCTTTCGTTCCTCGGACTGGCCAGTTACATCCCCGGATACAAGAAGGCCCGACGGACGTACGACGAGACGACCGGCGAGTGGGCCGGCTACCACCCGATGCAGACGGCGTTCTGGTATGCGACCTGGTTCTTCGCGATCCTCCTGACGCTTTCGGGATTCGCACTCTGGGCGGAACTCGCGACGGATCCGGCGTGGTGGATCGCCGGAATCGGCTTCCTGGCAGGGACCGTCGCCTACGAGACCATGCTCCGGATCCACTTCCTGGCGACGATCTTCTTCCTCGTCTCGGTAGGGGTTCACGCGTACTTCCCGCTGTGTCCGAGCAACCACGACCTGCTGTTCTCGATTATCCACGGGAAACTGTACGGATGGAGAGTCGACGAGGAGAGCCGACCCGAACGTCGGGGAGAAACGCGATCGAAAGACAGGCTCACAAAGCGGTTCGACGCGATCTCGAAGCGTCTCGGCACCAGCACGGACGTCCAGGAACAGCTCGGCTCCGAGGCCGACGAAAAAGCCGAAGAGGCGGATTCGAAGTGACGATGACGGGATCGTCCCTGAACGCCCGGTCGGCGGCGGCAAAACGACGCGACGAAATCGATTGTGCCGAGATTGCGGTGGTCGGCGTCGGGAATCCGATCATGGGCGACGACGGCGTCGGGAAGCGCGTGATCGACGAGCTGGAGACGTCGTCCGACGAGCGGACGAACGGCGTCGTGCTCACGCACGCCGGAACGACCGCGTTCTTCGCGCTGGAGGCGATGAGTGGCTGCCGGAAGGCGATCGTCGTCGACGCGATCGAGACCGGAGCGGAACCGGGGACAGTCCACAGGTACAGGTACGTCGACGGCGCCTTCGCCGGCGAAGTCCCGGAGATGACGATGCACGACTTCTCGTTTGCAGAGGCGCTGCGGGCGGGACGAGACGCGTACGACATCCCGGACGAACTGCTGGTGTTCGGCATCGAGCCCGCCCGGATCGAGGCGACCCTGGAGCTGAGCGACCGAATCGAACGCGGGGTCCCCGAACTGGTGGATCTCGTACTCGAGGAACTCGCGACCAAATCTACACGTATCGATGGAGGAGATGAACCATGAGCTCACAGTGGTACTGTACGGACTGTGAAACGTACATCGACACCGAGGAAATCGAGGAACACGAGGCCGACGACCACACCGTGAAAGGGACACTTCGGCCCGACAGACTGCTCGGCAACGATCCCTGGAACATGCAGATCGAGGCCGACGGGGAGATCGACTCCGCCCCGAGTGTGCGCAGAGACGAGGGGGGTGATGAGTGATGTGTCTCGGTATCCCAGGGGAGATCCTCGAGATCGACGGCCTCACGGCGCGGGCGGAGTTCTGGAACGTCGAAAAGGAGGTCAGACTCGACATCGTCGGCGACGAGGTCGAGGTAGGCGACTACGTCCTGAATCACGCCGGGTTCGCGATCCGGAAGATCCCCGACGACGACGTCGAGGAGACGATCGAACTGTACGAGTCGCTGCTCGCGGGCGACGAGGACGAGGCGCTCGAGGAGATCGGCGCGACCGACGCCACCCTCGAGTTCGGTGACCGGCCCGCCGCCGTCGACTCGCCAGCGGCCACGACGACGATCGACGGGATCGCCCAGCGCCCCGAGGCCGGTTCGCGGACAGCCTCGGAGGACTCGACGGAGAAGTCGGAGCGTGACGCGGATGAGTGAGGAGACACTCCAGTTTCGCGACCCCGAGCAGGCCGAGCAGCTTGCCGACCGGCTCGAGGCGCTGATGGCCGAGATCGACGGATCGGTGAACCTGATGCACGTCTGTGGCTCCCACGAGCAGGCGATCGCGAAGTTCGGGCTCCGGAGCATGCTCCCCGACGGGCTCTCGCTCCGGATGGGGCCGGGGTGTCCCGTCTGCGTGACGAACATGCCGGAGGTCGACGAGGCCGTCGCAGTCGCGAAACAGGGGGCGATCGTCGCCACCTACGGCGACATGTTCCGGGTCCCGGGGACGACACAGAGCCTCGCGGACGCCCGGGCGGACGGCGCTCGCGTCGAGATCGTCTACTCGGCAAGCGAGGCGGTCGACCTCGCCGAGGAGAACCCCGACGAGGAGGTCGTTTTCTTCGCGACGGGGTTCGAGACGACCGCCGCCCCCACTGCGGCGATCCTGGTCGACGATCCCCCGGAGAACTTCTGGGTGCTTTCGGCCCACAAGTACGTCCCGCCGGCGATGGAGGTCGTCGCAGAGATGCCCGACACCGACATCGACGGCTTCCTGGCGGCAGGCCACGCGGCGACCATCACCGGCTACGGGCTCTTCGAGCCGTTCGTCGAGGAGTACGAGATACCAGTCGTCGTGGGGGGCTTCGAGCCGGTCGACGTCATGCTCGGAATCGAGCGGTTGCTCGAGTACATCCGCGAGGACACTGCCGGACTGGAGAACGCCTATCCCCGGTGTGTGACCCGGGAGGGGAACCGGGCCGCACTCGAGACGATGTGGTCGGTCTTCGAGAAGACGTCCGGCGAATGGCGCGGGATCGCCGAAATTCCGGGGGCGAACCTCACCCTCAGGGAGGAGTACGCCGACTACGACGCCCGGGAACGATTCGACGTCGAACCGGAAACCGGGGGCCCCGACCCGCTGACCGAACAGTGCGTCTGCGGCGACATCATGGCCGGCAAGGCCGACCCCGACGAGTGTGACCTGTTCGGCGAGGAGTGTACGCCCGGCAATCCGGTGGGCGCCTGCATGGTGAGCAGCGAGGGAACCTGCAAGATCTGGCACGAGTACGGGGGACACCCGGACCTCTAACGATGGCCAGTGACAGCACACCGGAGACGGACAGGGACGAATCGGGCGGCGGCTCGGGTAACGAATCGGGCGGCGGCTCCCCCGACGGCTCCGGTGACGACTCCGGCGAGGTCGTCACCCTCGCCCACGGAGCCGGCGGAGAGGCGATGCGGTCGCTGGTCGACGAACTCGTCGTGCCCCGGTTCACGGACGGCGATCGGACGGCCGGAGTCGGCGAGGGTGGTGTCGGACTGGCGGCGCTGGACGACGGGGCGGTCCACCCGATCGGCGACGGCTCACAAGCGATCGTCGTGACCACCGACAGCCACGTCGTGACGCCCAGGTTCTTCCAGGGCGGCGACATCGGCCGGCTGGCCGTGGCGGGAACCGTAAACGACCTCGCTGTGATGGGGGCGACGGAACCGCTCACTCTCACCTGTTCGTTCGTGCTCGAAGAGGGGACCCCGATCGCCGACGTCGAACGCGTCGTCGAGTCGATGCGGAAAACTGCCCGGGAGGCCGGCGCGACGATCTCGACGGGCGACACGAAGGTGATGGGCAACGGCGAGATCGACGGGATCGTGATAAACACCGCCGGGATCGCGCACGTGGATGCCGGCGACGCAGTGACCGACGCCGGTCTCCGACCGGGTGACGCAGTGATCGTCAG
Coding sequences within:
- a CDS encoding HypC/HybG/HupF family hydrogenase formation chaperone; translation: MCLGIPGEILEIDGLTARAEFWNVEKEVRLDIVGDEVEVGDYVLNHAGFAIRKIPDDDVEETIELYESLLAGDEDEALEEIGATDATLEFGDRPAAVDSPAATTTIDGIAQRPEAGSRTASEDSTEKSERDADE
- a CDS encoding nickel-dependent hydrogenase large subunit; protein product: MPEITIDPTTRIEGHHGTTLQVEDGVVQEAKSEMKMFRGAEIITLGRPPTDAAQITGMVCGVCFLCHRLCSSKAAEDAAMNAGVFDGPPRNAVLLRDAAEGIFYLWNHAVHLFALVGPDYSDAVAGTGFDRLDPLEGDGYMGAIENQRKLMKALAEFGGRAPHPVGYVPGGLAIHPDASTIASVKSRVMEVSNWLGPTEAVPDVIENVQAGELDPELGEGLHDIVSILVAAAELGAADIGEGPNRYYSNGIFEDPETGELFLPRGVYRDGSIELMTKEEVVEGITEDTEYSWYTDDSGGAPTEAKPPEPDLDKDEAYSWGKAPRFDGESMEVGPLARLVIKDADPFDLRETLGGGADESNTLNRLIARAQEALLVRDQVLEWLDAIDPAEPFMADDWTDDFTGSGVGLFEPSRGALSHYMDVENGQIERYQIITPTLWNIGPRDGEGQPSILEEAIVGDEVDNVDNPLNILRTIRSMDPCLACAVHVQSPDGEFETEIEPARPGISEGGCDV
- a CDS encoding hydrogenase maturation protease codes for the protein MTGSSLNARSAAAKRRDEIDCAEIAVVGVGNPIMGDDGVGKRVIDELETSSDERTNGVVLTHAGTTAFFALEAMSGCRKAIVVDAIETGAEPGTVHRYRYVDGAFAGEVPEMTMHDFSFAEALRAGRDAYDIPDELLVFGIEPARIEATLELSDRIERGVPELVDLVLEELATKSTRIDGGDEP
- the hypE gene encoding hydrogenase expression/formation protein HypE codes for the protein MASDSTPETDRDESGGGSGNESGGGSPDGSGDDSGEVVTLAHGAGGEAMRSLVDELVVPRFTDGDRTAGVGEGGVGLAALDDGAVHPIGDGSQAIVVTTDSHVVTPRFFQGGDIGRLAVAGTVNDLAVMGATEPLTLTCSFVLEEGTPIADVERVVESMRKTAREAGATISTGDTKVMGNGEIDGIVINTAGIAHVDAGDAVTDAGLRPGDAVIVSGTMGDHGIALLAEREGFDFTGDLKSDVAPVNDLVRAAMAAGEVTAMKDPTRGGLANALNEMADKADVGIDVVERDIPVSGAIASAGEVLGIDPFAVANEGKVVFGVDPGDADAVLEAIKDRPGGQEAAIVGHATEEHPGRVVVDTGFGRRYMSEPEGETLPRIC
- the hypD gene encoding hydrogenase formation protein HypD is translated as MSEETLQFRDPEQAEQLADRLEALMAEIDGSVNLMHVCGSHEQAIAKFGLRSMLPDGLSLRMGPGCPVCVTNMPEVDEAVAVAKQGAIVATYGDMFRVPGTTQSLADARADGARVEIVYSASEAVDLAEENPDEEVVFFATGFETTAAPTAAILVDDPPENFWVLSAHKYVPPAMEVVAEMPDTDIDGFLAAGHAATITGYGLFEPFVEEYEIPVVVGGFEPVDVMLGIERLLEYIREDTAGLENAYPRCVTREGNRAALETMWSVFEKTSGEWRGIAEIPGANLTLREEYADYDARERFDVEPETGGPDPLTEQCVCGDIMAGKADPDECDLFGEECTPGNPVGACMVSSEGTCKIWHEYGGHPDL
- a CDS encoding cytochrome b/b6 domain-containing protein; this encodes MSEKSADPREVNRQTADNSADGWLTRLWLDVAERYERYQYLEEEDKEILDWHGWGSIVSHWSMVLVTLLAAATGLAIWTGWYGPLNIGIWDGYHVAFVIHIWAGVLLAVFALLLFPYYDLVVDGESPLISREQVKDQIVITLSFLGLASYIPGYKKARRTYDETTGEWAGYHPMQTAFWYATWFFAILLTLSGFALWAELATDPAWWIAGIGFLAGTVAYETMLRIHFLATIFFLVSVGVHAYFPLCPSNHDLLFSIIHGKLYGWRVDEESRPERRGETRSKDRLTKRFDAISKRLGTSTDVQEQLGSEADEKAEEADSK